The stretch of DNA GCGCTATCACCTTGGCTACAGCAGCGATTGGAAAACCGCCTCGGGCGATAACATTCACATTTCATTGTGCTTTAACCCCAGTCACCTGGAATTCGTCAACACGGTCGCGCAAGGGCGAACTCGTTGCAAACAGGATCGCCACGGTGACGTGGACCGCCGTGAAGTGATGACCATCTTGATTCACGGCGACGCGGCGTTTGCTGGCGAAGGCGTTGTCCAAGAAACGCTTAACTTGAGCGAGTTGGCTGGCTACCGAACCGGTGGCACACTGCACATCGTCATCAACAACCAAGTCGGGTTCACGACTGAACCTTCCGAAGGACGCAGCACCACCTATGCGACCGACATCGCCAAGATGCTGCAGATTCCCATTTTTCACGTCAATGGCGAAGACCCTGAAGCGGTCGCTCAAGTGGTATCGTTGGCGATGGACTTTCGCAAAGAATTCCACCGCGACGTCGTGATCGATCTCTACGCGTTCCGACGCTGGGGACACAACGAAGGCGACGAACCTCGATTCACTCAGCCTCGCATGTACGCCGAGATCGACCGACGCGATAGCGTTCGCCAGCAGTATCTCAACCAACTGCTGAAGCTGGGCAAGATCACAGCCGAAGAAGCCGAAGAGATTCAGCGCGAACGAACCGAGAAACTCGAATCCGAATTTGAGGCCACAAAGCACGTCAAGTTCGTTCCCGATACACAAACGTTGGCTGCCAACTGGTCACAGTACTTCGGCGGTCTTGAACCGTCCGAAGAAACCGACACCACCGTCGATGTCAAAGTTCTCGGTGGCCTGCTGGATTCTCTCACGCGATTGCCAGCCGGGTTTGCTGCCAACAAGAAGCTCAAGCGACCGATGGCTCATCGTCGTGATATGGCCGAAGGAAAAACTTCGCTCGATTGGGCCAGCGCCGAAGCGGCTGCGTTTGCGTCCTTGTTGACTGCGGGTCATCCTATCCGCATGACGGGGCAGGATTGCGAGCGAGGCACGTTTAGCCAACGCCACGCGGTTTTGCACGATACAAAAACCGGCGAGAAGTACACTCCGCTGAAGAACTTGTCACCCGATCAAGCTCCCCTTGAACTCTACAACAGCCCCCTTTCCGAAGCCGGTGTGTTGGGATTTGAGTACGGCTATTCGCTTGACAATCCTGACGGACTCACGCTTTGGGAGGCACAGTTCGGCGACTTCTGGAATTGTGCCCAAGTGATTGTGGACCAGTTCATTGCGAGCGCCGAAGACAAGTGGAATCGTTTGAGCGGCCTAGTCATGTTATTGCCGCACGGTTTTGAAGGCCAAGGTCCCGAACATTGCAGTGCTCGCGTGGAACGCTTTTTGGCAATGTCGGCCGAGCACAACATCCAAGTGGTCCAGCCAACTACGCCGGCGCAGTACTTTCACCTGTTGCGGCGGCAAGTGCTTCGCAAATGGCGAAAGCCGCTGGTCGTGCTCACACCCAAGAGCCTGCTGCGACACCCCAAGTGCATCAGTCCATTGCATATCCTTGCCGGCGGAAGCTTCAAGAAGATCTTGCCGGATCGAAAGGTCAAACTAGCGGACGCGAAGCGATTGATCATGTGCACGGGCAAGGTGTATTACGACCTGCTCGCCGCTCGGACCGAAAAGGAAATCAAAGATATCGCGATCATGCGAATCGAACAGCTCTACCCGCTGACCACCGACGAGGTCATGTCGACGCTGAAGGATTTGCCCGAAGGCAGTGAGTTGGTGTGGGTTCAAGAAGAGCCAACCAACATGGGCGCGTGGCCCTACCTGAAACTTAACTTCTATGACGAGTGGGCCAAGCGTTTCAAAGTCCACCGAGTCAGTCGTGTAGAATCGGCCAGCCCGAGTACTGGTTCGCTTGCCGCACATAAGCTCGAGCAAGCTGACCTGATCGCAGAAGCTTTAGGTGACCTGGGCTAACCGCTAATCCGCTAGCCGATACGAGAGTGGAACTGCAAAAAGTGCATTTGCAAACAGTGCACCTGCAGAAGTGCGCCTCCAAAAGTCCACCGCCAAGGAACCATCAAACTTAGAAAGCACCAAACTGTCGCCCCAGTGCGTTGGGCACGCGGGCGACAAGCTTCCTAAGTCCCTTCTCGTAACCGGTCGAAGTACTGCTGAGCATGTTCTCGCTCGTCTCGCGGAAGTGACTGGTTTTCGGTTGGGTCACTTTCTTCGGATAGCTGACTTTGTATAGCGGCTTTGATGTCTTCACGCGTCACACCCTTGCGGTTGGGGCCATCGGCAAAGCCAGCAATGATTGCTTTGCCTTTCTTCACATCGCCTCGCACTTGCGTTTCGTAGGTATTGGTGTCGTTTTCGGATTCGGGCCGATCACCTTTCCCCGAGCCGTTACCCAGACCATTGCCTTCGCCAGCTCCCTGACCGCTGCCCATTCCATTGCCTTGACACTGCTTGCAGCCACCACCCTGGCAACCTTGGCATTGCATTTGGTTCTTGGACTGAGACAGTTGGTCCATAGCGGATTCGAGGTCTTCAAGCTCAGACATTTCTTGAGACATTTCACCGAGTTGATCGGCCATTTGCTGCATCGCATCGGCCGCATCCTGCGAATTCCCATTCTTCATCGCATCAGCAGCCTGCTGCATTGACTGAGCCATCTGCCCCATCTTTTGCGCTTGAGCGTCTTGCTGCTGCATCTGATTGAGCTGTTGCTGCATCTTCGATGCGTCTGCCCCACGCCCTTCTTTTTTCGCTTGCTCGATCTTCTCTTTAAGCTCTTGCTTTTCCTGCTCGTGTTTTTTAGCTGCCTTCTTGAGCTGGTCCGCCATCTTCTGAACTTGCTTTTGAAGTTCCTTTTTTTCCTCGTTGCTCAATTTGCCATCGTTCATTTTCTTGGCAAGCTCTTTAACGATATCCTCGGCCTTTCCGAACTCTCCTTTTTGAATCGCTTTGGCAACTTTTGCGCCTTCGCCCGATTCAAGCCCATCCATTTGCGCCAGCGCCTTGCGCACCCCTTCGGACGATCCGAGTTCTTTACGACGTTCTTCGAGCTGTTTCTTCAGGTCATTCATCGCAATCATGGTGTCTTTGCGATTGAGACTTTTCTTATTGGTGAGTTTGTCGAGATCCGATTCCATCTTCTCGTACATCTCTTTGGCCTCTCGCAGCCCTTCCGCATCCGCCTTGCGTTTTTGTTGTTCGATTCGCTTCTTGAGTTGTTTGGCAACCGTTTGAACTTGTTTCATCAACGCCGGATCGGATTGCTCAGTCGAGTTTGCAACCGTGGTGCTGACCGGTTCAACCAACAGCAAAACGAGAGCCAAGATCGGAACGATCGATAGGGGAAGCCAACCGAGCTTGCTCGGTTTAAGAGAGAACTTGTCAGCAATCGAAAGCTGACTGGCCCGGCGACCCGCATCGGCTTGAAGCGCCAGCCCAAATTCCGATTCTCGATCGGATTCGTGAAGCGAGATCGAACTGCTAAGCCGTTCCCGCAGCCCAAAACGGTGGTCCACTTCGGCAGCCACCTTTGCCGTGGTTGGTGCTTTAACAACGGTGTGTATCAAGGCGGCCAGAACAGCGACAACGACGGTCCCAATCACCCAACCTTTGGACCAGACGGAAAAATCAATTCCCAGGGCATAAAATGCGGGCACGGCAATTGCAATCGTCGCAATCAGAAGGGCCGCAAACAACGTGACCGAAAGGGTGCGTCCAAATTGAGCCAACATCAAACGACGTCGTGCGGATTGGACTTTGGATTCGATTTCGCTCATGGCTATGGCTTAACCCTTCGTATTGACGAACTTTCTCAAAGATACCCGCCCCACGTGATCGCTCGGGGCGGCCGAATCGTCGATTTCGACCTACAATCAGTATAGAGGCCATCAACTCATTGCGATGAGCCCATTTTTGATCGAATTTCCCTTTTGAATCACATCTCGATGCCAACCCTTCCGGATCCCGACGACCTGAAAGACTCCAACGTCGTGATCTACGATGGCCAGTGCAATTTTTGTCGTGGGCAAGTCAATAACCTTCGACGTCTGGACATTGGCGGTAAACGGTTATCATTCATCTCGCTGCATGACCCACGGGTGAAAGAACGATACCCGGATCTGAGTCACGACGACCTGATGGCACAAATGTATGTCATCGATCGAGACCAAAACCGGTATGGCGGCAGCGATGCCGTACGTTTTCTATCACGCCAACTTCCGCTGCTGTGGCCCGTGATGCCGATTCTTCACATCCCCGGGACAGCGGGGCTGTGGCGATGGGGCTACCACCAAATCGCAAAGCGTCGCTACAAACTTGCCGGCAAGAATTGCGAAGACGGTGTCTGCAAGATCTAGCCCGATTGTCGCCACCGAATAGATGGGCGTTTAGATCAGATCGCGTTTTTAGAGTGCGATGTGAATTTCACAACGCATAAATTGCCGAACGTTCGAATGCGATTGGTTCTAAGCGAACCACTGGACCGCATTTTGGAACATCGCTAGTCCGTCACCGTGCTCGGGTTGTTCCTTGCGACGAGTCCAAAAGGGGTGATGAGTCGCTTCGATGTGACGCTCTGGGTGCGGCATCAATCCAAACACGCGACCGCTGGCATCGCAAACCCCAGCCACGTTGGCATCAGCACCGTTGGGATTGATGGGAAATGGCAACACCTCGTCGCTTACACCAGCATCGGACTCGTCCGTGTATCGAACGGCCAATCGTCCGGCGTCTCGCAATCGTGATAACGCGGATTCGTCTCGGGCAACAAACTTGCCCTCCGCGTGCGCCATGGGAAGGTACATCTTTTCAATGCCTTGCGTGAACACACAAGGCGACTTTGCATCGACCGCCAAGTGAACCCAGCGATCCTCGAAACGTCCATGATTGTTCCAAGTCAACGTCGCTGGTGGTTGATCATCCTCGCTAACGCCTTCGGTCAGAACGCCCAACCGCATCATCACTTGCATGCCGTTACAGATCCCCAGCACTAACCGGTCGCCGTTGCCGTGAACAAACGAGTCCACCATCCCGGCCAAATGCTCACGAAGCCGGGTAGCAAGAATTCGGCCCGCTGCGATGTCATCGCCGTAGCTGAACCCGCCCGGAAAGCAAAGGATTTGGTAGCGGTCTTTAAGAGCCGGATTCTCGATCAGCCGGTTGACGTGAACCCGCTCTGCGATCGCGCCAGCTTTTTCAAACGCGAATGCCGTTTCTTCGTCACAATTCGTGCCCGGAGCACGCAAAACAAGGACTCGGGGAGCAACACTTTGGGTGGACATGGACTCGTTTTGGTGAGCAATCGCGAGGAATAAGAGGCTTGATCAACGCCGCAAGCCGGATGATAGCCTGCCTCGAACTCATTGCGTAGGCGTGCCCCAAATCGGGTCACATGACGCGTCACCATCACGCAAGGCATAGATTCGGCAATGAGTAGCCCCAGGAGGATCCGCCCGTTTTTTGCATTCTCAACCTCAAACGCTTATTTTGGCGTCATGAGCGAACCCAATTCCCCGGTCTTCATGGCGTCGAGTGAAGATCCAGCGATGCAGCAGGCAATCAAGCGAGCCCGGCAAACATTTCGGTTTTTCTGGCGAGAACTTTCGTGGGAATACCGTCGGATCGTTCCCGGGCTCGATATCGCAGCGGTGAAGATTGCCTTTGAAGATCCTCCCGGGACACCCAAGCAAGACCCCGATCAACCGGCGGTCGAAGAAATGTGGGTGAGTGATATCCAGTTCGATGGGCAACAGGTCTCAGGGACGCTCATCAACAATCCAAACTGGCTGACTTCGGTGAGCGAGGGCGACGATGTCATCGCGAACCCAATGCAGGTCAACGATTGGATGTACGCGATCAACCAAAAGGTCTGCGGAGCATTCACGGTCAATGTGATCCGAGCAGCGATGAGTAAGTCGGAACGCCGAGCTCATGACAACGCCTGGGGACTCGACTTCGGTCATCCTGAATCCATCGTTGTCGTTCCGCCCGATTACATCGGTCAACCTGCTCCCAAGAAAAGCTTCTTGGGCGGATCCAAACCCGTGGTACAAGACCTTGCCGAGGTGGCGAAACGCGAGCACCCCATGGCAATCAACATGTTGCCGTCTCTAGAAGAGCAGCTCACGGAAGATCCATCAATTGTCCATCAAACCGACGAACGAGGTTTTACATTTCTGCATCAGCTAACCCTAGCCGGTAGTGCCGCCAGCGTTGCGGCGCTACTGACGCATGACGCTGACCCCAATGCGGTTGCGTCCAATGGCATGACACCTCTGCGACTCGCCAAGTCGCTCGGCTGGAAGGACGTTGCCGAGGTGCTCGTTCATGCTGGCGCTCAATAAAGCAATGCCGACCTAGATATCTGTTTCCGTGAATACCTCGGTCATGTTAATTGCGGTCCGCAACAGACCGAATCCTCGGTCTGCAACATACGGGCCATTACGATCAACGCCCCGTCTCGACTTTGATCTGCAATCGACCGTGCTGATGGTCCCACCCTACGACCGTACCACGACCTCGCCAGATTTGTCGCCCGATCTGCTCGAACTCTTCGCCCATGTCATGCGGCACATACAAGACCATTGGCAATTCAGGGTGCTCGGCCCGAGCCCAAACGGCATGACCATTTTCGTAAACGTGCGGATCCTCGGAACCGCTGTAGAGCACGCGTCGCTCGACAATCGCTTCAACATCGAATGTCATCCCCTGCACCACATCGACCAATAGATCTCGTTGATCATCTTCATCGCGAACATCCCACAAGTGCTGGACCGTTTCTTGGAATGTAACACCTGGCGATGATGAATCCGCTTCGCCGGTCGCCGAAGCCATTGCGGGCGAAGTCGCGTTAGAAGAAGCCCCGTAAGAAGAGGCTCCGATGACTTGGTTCCCGCTAGGCAACACTTCCAGCTTGTACTTTTTGCTCCAATCAGGGCACCTTGGAATATCAATACGGACCTTCGCCTCCCAGATTATTTCATTGCTGGAAAGCTTAATTGAATACGGAGCGTCGCTTGGAATTTCGAACGCAATGGGATAGCGATGCTCGACATCCGGCCGAAGCGTCTTGGCGGGCTCTAATTCCAAGAGGCGGCTAAAGAACAGGTGAGTATGCGTGGTCGCATTGCTCCCGCTACCGCTCACGCAACGCTCACGTGCTTCGATCTCACACTTTACACCGTTAATGTTCACCGGACGCCGCGGACAAACCACCAACTCACCTCGCAGTACATCGCCCGGGTGCAAACTGCACTCTTCGATCTCACAAGTCACTTTCCCGAGCTTGTACTTTGGCAATGCATATCGAACGATCATCACGATACCACCGATTAGCAACGGAGCGAAAAACAAGGCTCCAAACCAACCCGAACGAATGAGTGCTCCACCGATAGGAATCAGGATCGACGCAAACACCAAAGCGATGATCGCACCCACGAATCCACTGACGGCTACCTCGCCCGATTTGCCAGCCGACGCGATTTCGGGACCACCGGTTGGTTTCATTAAGAATGGTGCCGAAGCTTTGGGATCAAACGCCCAGGGAATTTTAGCGCGGGCATCAACGTAGTGGTCGATGTTTAAATAGTGCCCGTGATAACTGGGGGGCCAATCTGCAACCGTCAGCTCAAAGGGATACTCAAGCTGATCGCCCGCTTGCCAATCACCGGTAAAAACAATCGTCGATTGAGCATCCTTGGTGGCAACATTGCCTCGACCATGAGTACGCCAAACTGTTTTGACTTCCAGTCCGTTGCACGTCACATCGCTATCGACCGAAACTCGCACCACGCCGCGAATGGTTTCACCGCCTCCGTAAATCCGATCGGGATTGTCAATCTCAACACTTAAATCACACTTGGCCACCGACTGATCCTCTAGGTTGCTTGGGTCTTTTCTTTAGGTTGTGGATGCGTTGCACCAAAGTTGGCGATCTTCCGTTGCCACGTTTCATAGAGATACCCTTCGATCGCTCGAATGTCCGTCCCAAACCGACGTGACAATTGTTCTGCGTCCGCTTCGCTAATGAACGGGATGTCGCCCTCGCCGAACCGCGCGTCTTCGATACGTCGATTGAGCACTCGCCGAATGAGCGAGGGAGTATTTTGTTCGCCAATGGCGTATGTCACAACGTTGTAACCGTGCTTGCGCAACCGACGAGAAAGGTCTTTGTGCGTCCCTAGAATTAACGGGACCCCACTATTGAACACGCATTTCATTGCAGCTCGATTAAGACGCTGGGCTTCATCAATGATTAACGGAGCAGCAACGGGCAGTGCTGGCACGGGTGCGTCTTCGGCCAGGTAAACGTAAACGGATTCAGGCAAACGCGATTGAAGCGAGATCAAACGCGTGGACTTGCCTCGACCACAATCCCCGATGAACTGCACCGCGTGCCGTTGACGGGTGAAGCTTTCCAGCGATTCCCATTCGTCCAACACTGCCAGCGAAGCTCGTTGTCCTCGAGTCAATTCGCCAAACGGATTGCGAACGAGATTCCAACGAGCCCAAGGATGCCTTTGAGACAACAAAACCAATTCATCGGCAGGGCCACCCAAACAAATCATCGGCAGTGTGCGTTCCTTGGCAGTGTTGAAGCGGAATAATCGAGCTATCATGGACGGCTTCTCTTCGTTTCCCAAGATACCGTCCATGATGCGTTCTCGCAGCCAAGTGTACCGATACATCCCGCCTTTGATGATGGTGGCTATCGGAACGACGTTGCTTTGCCGAGGCTTCGAACTTAGAAACATTCACGACTGGGTTGACTCATTCGGCGCTACCGCTCCGATCGTATTCGTAGCGGTCGGCGTGATACTGATGTCCCTTTTTGTCCCCAAAACCGTGATGTCGATCACCGCTGGTGCGATGTTCGGAACAGGATGGGGCAGCGGCTTGATGCTGGTCACCGCCCTGCTCGCTGCGGCATTGAATTACATGATTGGTCGGTTGTGGGTTTCGGGCTCCAGCGCTACCGACGAAAACCAAAGCAAATCGGTCCCGGCCGGAGACATCATTTCGACAATGCGTCAAATGGCGGCTGATGCAAATTTTGCCGGGCACCTGCTACTTCGACTCTCGCCGGTACCCACAATGATCATCAGCTACACGATGGGAGCATGCCACGCCAAAATAGTGCCCTATATCGTCGCGGCCGCTGTAGCAATGATCCCGCAAATTTTGTGGGTCCACAGCGGAACGGCCTCGCACCTGATCGGCGATGCCGATGCATCACCTGAAAAATGGACAAGCATCGCCCTCGCCGTCGTAGGTGGACTGCTAGTCAGCGTCTTAATTCCGCGAGAAGTGTTGCGTCGGTTGCGAGACTCGCGAACGATCGAAGGAGCAGCTACCTAATGACCAGCGATTCGCAAACGTCCTCCGAAACTGACAATCAACTCAATCCAGTCAATCAATCTAGATCCGACGGTAAACTCAGTCACCAACGCCCCATGACGCATCGTGTTTACGACTCAGCAATCGATGCCTGGGTCGCGGCGCTACTGATCATTTCACCATTGAGCTCCGTCATCATTGGCGTCTACTTGTTCCTTCAAGGTCAATCCGACGACGCATCAATCATGTTTGCCGCCGGTGCCTTCACCACGATGGTAATCGTCGCCTGTACCCTGCCCTGCCGCTACACACTGCTCGAAGACGCAATCTCAATCCGCTGCGGAATTATCCTGTTCTATCAGGTTGCCTACACCGACATTGAATCGGCAGACCTATCATCATCGTGGCTCAGCGGTCCCGCCCTTTCGTTGAAACGAATCGCCATCAAGACCAAACGACGAACCATCATCGTGTCGCCCAAAGACCGCGAACAGTTTCTGTCTGAACTGAACGAGCGAATCGCGAATGCTGGGCTCGATAAGCTGAGTTAGTCGTCGACGTTAGCCTGGCATCGCCAATTTTTCCCATTGGGACAACTCAATCGCGTTGCTTATGTGAGCGAGTCTTCTCTAACTTCTTCGACTGCTTCAGGGCCAACTCGCTCGAACACGTACTCGTTGCATCCCCATCCATTTCCCACCGTGGTCAGGCGGTCAAGAGTGAACCCTCGTTTTCGCAATGGCATGACGATGTCTTCTGGTTTGGCGACTTCGAAAGGGAGGCCACCGATCCAATCGACCCAGTCGTACCACACGGTCATGCCTCGATCGTTCTTCTTCGCTCGCCAATCGGCAAACGGTAGCGGGTTGCCAAACCTAGCGAGTCGCGCGAATGCAAACTTTGATTCGTAGACGCTGGCAACAGCCACTACCCATACAGGCCGCAGAAAGCTTGGAAAACGATGATAGAGTTTCTTGATCGCAAGCCACCTTCGACTGGCGCCGCCTTGGTCGTTGTAGATCGCAATGAAAAACTGGCCCCCCGGACAAACTCGTCGGCTTGCCAACTCAATCGCTCGGTTCATGTCGCCGGTGTGATGCAGGACGCCCCAGGAATAGACGACATCGAACTCACCGAGAGCCAGCATGAACGATTCATCCAGTACCGAACCCTGGTGAATGGTCCAACGACCTTGAACGTCGTCCCCGAATCTATCCCGAAGTGTTTGAGTGCATCCAACGCACTCCTGGTCGTAGTCGATTGAAACGACCTCAGCTCCGAGTCGATGAGCGGCCAACGAAAACAAACCACTACCGCAACCAATGTCCAAGAACCGTTCTCCGCCGAGCGAATCACGACCAAGTTTTTGCCTCAGCGATTCTTGGGCTTCCTCGATTCGAGTTTCATCAACGGTTTCTAAGAAGGCCCGCCAATTCTTGCCAAACTCAAATCGCTCCTCAGACTTCATTGGAAACTTGCTCAATTATCTCGTATAAATGTGGCTGAACGATTTTCATCCTCGCACCAACATACACCATGAGTGATACAACCAACCGACGTCGTTTCTTGAAAGTTGCCGCCGCGACTACGGTTGCAGCTCCGGCTATTTTCACTTCGAAGCGAACCATGGCCCAGGATGTGATTGGCGAAGGTGATCACAAGTTTCATTGCGAACACTTTTTCCCAAGATTGCCCGATCAGTTCCACTGGCAAATCACTCACAACGTTGCGATTGATCCCGACAACAATCTGTATGTGATTCACGAGGGCAATAAGAAACTTACTGACCATCCTTCGATATTTGTTTTCGATTCCGAAGGAACTTTTATCCGCGCCTTTGGGCAACAATTCCAAGGTGGTGGACACGGAATTGAAATTCGCGTCGAAGACGGTACGCCTTACCTATATGTAGCCGCTTACCAACAGGTCAAATCCATTGCGAAGCTTACTCTTGATGGCGAATTGGTATGGCAGGAATACGCTCCGATGAAAAGCGGGCTTTACGCCGCCGGTGAAGCGAGCGATCCCGATCAAGTTTGGGGACGCGATCGCTTCATGCCAACCAATTTTGCCTTCCTACCCAATGGAGATTTCTTGCTCGCCGATGGCTACGGTGCGTGGGCAATCCATCGATACACTCGCGATGGTAAGTGGCTTTCCCATTTCGGTGGGGCTGGTGATGGCAAAGGCAAGTTCGCGTTGCCTCACGGAATTTGGCTTGATGATCGAATTGATGGTGCGGCGGAAATCGTTGTTGCGGATCGCGCCCACAATACTTTGCAAACATTTGCACTAGATGGCACCTACAAGAAAACCGTCACCGGCTTTGGCTTGCCGGCCAACATCGATGTTTTTGAAGATCTGATGCTAGTCCCCGAACTCGTCGCTCAGGTTTCGATTTTGGACCAAAATCACAACACGATTGCGAAGCTTGGTTCGGATCAAGACCGTATTTTGGCAGACAAAGAACAAGCGGGTGACTTCACGATTCGCAAGGACGAGAGCCGTTGGGAACAAGGAAAGTTCGTTCATCCACACGATGGCTGCTTTGACAAGGAAGGCAACATCTACATCGCTGAATGGGTAGCAACCGGTCGGGTAACCAAGTTGACGCGAGCTTAGCTATGGGAAGTCGGTGCACTCTGCGGTAAACGCAGCCCTGTTCAGGTCTTTCCCAAACGATCTGCGACGGACGGTCACTTACGTCCAAACGCCAGCACCAACAAACCGGCAAACGTTAGCGTTACGCCACTTACCAGCGCAGCAGTAATCGGTTCAGCGAATAAGATCACACCCGCCAAGGCAGCCATCGCCACTTGTGATGCATTGATAAGATTCACTGCAACGACAGGTAACGCTTTGAGCGACAACGACATTGCGATAAATGCAGAGAAGTTCAGCAGACCAGCGGCCGACATCACGACCCACTGCTCGGTCGCAATCGCGTTAAAGTCACTTAATTCAATTCGCGTTAAGACGAACGTCCACAACGAAAGCACCCCCACAGCGCCGCTTAAAAACATTGTCAATGAAGCTGACACTCCGCTATGCATGGTTTGACGCATGACGACACCGAATAGCGAATAGGCCGCCCCCGAAGCAGCCGCGCAAAGAGCGCCCACCCAAATTGGCAAAGTGCTGGACGATGCTAAAGGTCTTTCACCTGCGCTAGGTAGGGAAAGAATGACAATTGCGGAAATCAGGATCACAATAGCGATGACTTTGTTGATCCGAACCGGTTCGCCCAAGACAATTCGCCCCAAGATCGCGCCACCAATGATCAATACTCCGAGCGTTATTGGCACCGAGATCGCCAAACCGATAACTTCAAGCGCCACTTGGAACGCCGCATTGCCAACAAATTGACCAACCAGTGCAACGATAAGAAAACGAACAATCATGCGACTACTCGTCATCAACTTCTTACCTCGTGCCACCAGCCACACCAGAAATGGACCGAGAAAGAGCACCGTCGGAACAGCTTTGACCGCTGCTACCAAGAATGGATCGACGCCGACGCTTTGCCGCAAAGCAACATTCGCTGCCGTATAGAGGATTGCCGCAAGTCCACCACAAATGACGCCAAACACAACACTGCCATGGTGATTGTGTGGCTCGATCGAAGTGACGTCTCGCGTTTTCCGATTCAGCGAGTTACTCCGGAAGTGTATCGTGCAAGAAGTCGTCGGATGAATCGTCTGGTTCGTCGGTGTCGATCGTTTCCAATAGCAAGTCGTCCGACTTCGGCAACGATTGGGTACTGACGGGTGGTCGATGGTCATAATCATCGATCCAGGTCGATTTTGTAATATCACTTCCGGTGGGTTGTGACACGATCACCGTAATATTGTCTTCGCCACCTGCTTCATTCGCGAGCTGAATTAGCTTTTCGCAAAGGTCCGCAGACTCGGGATTGGAATCGCTTCCCACTACCTGGGCAAGTTGCTCGGCGGTGAAATAGCGATGAAGCCCGTCACTGCAAAGAACGATACGGTCGTTGTTCTTCAGATCCACTTGCCGAACCTCTGCCGTAATTTCGCCCCCATCAGACCGTCCACCTAGCACGTTCCAAAGCACATTGCTCCACTTACTTCCCGCTTCATCCTCGGGCTTCAGCCCTCCGGCCTCGACCATTTGCCTGGCGAGAGTGTGATCAGTGGTCAATTGCTGAGCCATGCCGTCACGTACCAAGTAACATCGCGAATCGCCCGCATGAACGACGTATAGCTTCGGCCAAACAACGTACGCCATGGTCAACGTCGTCCCCATGCCACGTTGGTCGACATTCTGAGCCGATTCAAGCAGGATCCTAGAGTGCGCATTTCGAAGCAAACTTTCCAAGTTCCCCATGAACTCGTCTTCTCGGTCAACATCACCGTGGAAATGCCAGTGAATGCTACCAAGCAAGTTCGTCACCAATTGATCGATCGCGATTCGACTCGCGTGTTCTCCCGCGGCATGCCCGCCCATGCCATCGGCAACCAACAAGACCTCGCCTTGGACTTGGCCAAATAGCCGGTCTTCTAACAACAACGACGTGGCAGTCACCCGCATCGACTTGTTGAGTTGAGCGATCAAGAACTGGTCTTGATTGTTCTCACGAACGCGACCCTGATGAGTCATCCCGCAGGAATGTGAC from Rubripirellula amarantea encodes:
- a CDS encoding DUF2314 domain-containing protein, with translation MSEPNSPVFMASSEDPAMQQAIKRARQTFRFFWRELSWEYRRIVPGLDIAAVKIAFEDPPGTPKQDPDQPAVEEMWVSDIQFDGQQVSGTLINNPNWLTSVSEGDDVIANPMQVNDWMYAINQKVCGAFTVNVIRAAMSKSERRAHDNAWGLDFGHPESIVVVPPDYIGQPAPKKSFLGGSKPVVQDLAEVAKREHPMAINMLPSLEEQLTEDPSIVHQTDERGFTFLHQLTLAGSAASVAALLTHDADPNAVASNGMTPLRLAKSLGWKDVAEVLVHAGAQ
- a CDS encoding TVP38/TMEM64 family protein, which codes for MMRSRSQVYRYIPPLMMVAIGTTLLCRGFELRNIHDWVDSFGATAPIVFVAVGVILMSLFVPKTVMSITAGAMFGTGWGSGLMLVTALLAAALNYMIGRLWVSGSSATDENQSKSVPAGDIISTMRQMAADANFAGHLLLRLSPVPTMIISYTMGACHAKIVPYIVAAAVAMIPQILWVHSGTASHLIGDADASPEKWTSIALAVVGGLLVSVLIPREVLRRLRDSRTIEGAAT
- a CDS encoding PH domain-containing protein, with the protein product MTHRVYDSAIDAWVAALLIISPLSSVIIGVYLFLQGQSDDASIMFAAGAFTTMVIVACTLPCRYTLLEDAISIRCGIILFYQVAYTDIESADLSSSWLSGPALSLKRIAIKTKRRTIIVSPKDREQFLSELNERIANAGLDKLS
- a CDS encoding class I SAM-dependent methyltransferase — encoded protein: MKSEERFEFGKNWRAFLETVDETRIEEAQESLRQKLGRDSLGGERFLDIGCGSGLFSLAAHRLGAEVVSIDYDQECVGCTQTLRDRFGDDVQGRWTIHQGSVLDESFMLALGEFDVVYSWGVLHHTGDMNRAIELASRRVCPGGQFFIAIYNDQGGASRRWLAIKKLYHRFPSFLRPVWVVAVASVYESKFAFARLARFGNPLPFADWRAKKNDRGMTVWYDWVDWIGGLPFEVAKPEDIVMPLRKRGFTLDRLTTVGNGWGCNEYVFERVGPEAVEEVREDSLT
- a CDS encoding NHL repeat-containing protein gives rise to the protein MSDTTNRRRFLKVAAATTVAAPAIFTSKRTMAQDVIGEGDHKFHCEHFFPRLPDQFHWQITHNVAIDPDNNLYVIHEGNKKLTDHPSIFVFDSEGTFIRAFGQQFQGGGHGIEIRVEDGTPYLYVAAYQQVKSIAKLTLDGELVWQEYAPMKSGLYAAGEASDPDQVWGRDRFMPTNFAFLPNGDFLLADGYGAWAIHRYTRDGKWLSHFGGAGDGKGKFALPHGIWLDDRIDGAAEIVVADRAHNTLQTFALDGTYKKTVTGFGLPANIDVFEDLMLVPELVAQVSILDQNHNTIAKLGSDQDRILADKEQAGDFTIRKDESRWEQGKFVHPHDGCFDKEGNIYIAEWVATGRVTKLTRA
- a CDS encoding DMT family transporter, producing the protein MFGVICGGLAAILYTAANVALRQSVGVDPFLVAAVKAVPTVLFLGPFLVWLVARGKKLMTSSRMIVRFLIVALVGQFVGNAAFQVALEVIGLAISVPITLGVLIIGGAILGRIVLGEPVRINKVIAIVILISAIVILSLPSAGERPLASSSTLPIWVGALCAAASGAAYSLFGVVMRQTMHSGVSASLTMFLSGAVGVLSLWTFVLTRIELSDFNAIATEQWVVMSAAGLLNFSAFIAMSLSLKALPVVAVNLINASQVAMAALAGVILFAEPITAALVSGVTLTFAGLLVLAFGRK